The Dyadobacter sandarakinus DNA window AAATTCACAAGGAGCCCGAGCGCCTGCTTACCAACCTGACGCTCTACAAGCAGGTAAAATCGACCATGTTCAGCAAGCAGCTTGATGAAGGGATTGAGGCCGGCAAGCTCCGGGCGATCGGTGTGGAAAGCCTGCTGCCGCTGATGACAAGCTGCATTGAGTTTATATTCATGGGCAAGGGCATGTACAAAAAGATTTACAAGTTTTCAGATGAAGAATTTCAGCAGTATGCCGAGCGGCACAAGGATCACGTGAAGGAGATGATCTGCAATTACCTCATTCTGGAGAACTAAAATTTTTTCCCGGACTTTTAAACAGACATTTAAATTAAACATTTGTTTGAGGGATTCAGGAATTAAAATGTCGTTAAAATAGCTCCTTCCAAAACGGGCTGCAATGCGGAAGGCACTGATTTTGGAATGGGCATTTAAAATAAAACAAAAGCAAACTGGTACGTATCTGGCATGTTTGGCCGAAAATGAGGCATCCTACCTGAATTTTCTTTTGTGAAAGGCAAAACAGGGGACTGGTGACGGCCTTAGGGAATGTAGAGAGAGAAAATTTCAATTAACGGTAAAATACAAAATGTGTTGCCCTATTTTTGAACTAGTGAACAGGGTATCGGGTTTAAACATTTAAGTAAAATTGCCGGTACCGGTACCGGGTCGCAATTCAGGTTCGAAATGAAGAACAGTATGAAGGATAAACTTTACAACACCAATTGATCATTTCGGTCTCAATAGGCAAGGTTTCACTACCTGCACACTCCAAAAAACAAGCTGTTGATTCTGACATTAATTAATCCATGGGTAAAAAATTAACGAAGCGCATAGCCGAATTCAAAGATGCGGCAATAATCAGAGAACAAGGCCTATATCCGTATTTCCGGCCTATTGAATCGGGTCAGGATACAGAAGTGATCATTAAAGGAAAACCCGTACTGATGTTCGGGTCTAATTCCTACCTGGGCCTTACCTCACATCCTTATATTATTGAATGCTCTCAGAAAGCAGTTCAGAAGTATGGCAGCGGCTGCGCAGGTTCACGCTTTCTGAATGGAACGCTGGACATTCATGAAGAGCTGGAAAGACGCCTGGCCATTTACACCGGCAAGGAAGCCTCGGTACTTTTCAGCACGGGTTACCAGGCCAATCTGGGCGCATTGTCGAGTCTTACCGGCCGCAATGATTACCTGATCCTGGACGAAAGCGACCATGCTTCCATCATCGACGGAAGCAGGCTTTCCTTCTCCAAGGTGATCAAGTATGCACACAACGATATGAATGACCTGCGCAAAAAGCTCAGCCTTTTGCCGGAAGAATCTGTAAAGCTGATCGCGACGGACGGTATATTCAGCATGGAAGGTGATATCGTGAAATTGCCTGAACTGAATGAGATCGCAGCTGAGTTTGACGCCTCCGTACTGGTGGATGATGCGCACAGCCTGGGTGTGATCGGCCGCAATGGTGCCGGAACAGCTTCCTACTTCGGTCTTACCGAATCTACAGACCTGATCATGGGAACATTCAGCAAATCGCTGGCTTCTCTTGGTGGTTTTATTGCAGGGAGCGCCGAAGTAGTAGACTATCTT harbors:
- the spt gene encoding serine palmitoyltransferase yields the protein MGKKLTKRIAEFKDAAIIREQGLYPYFRPIESGQDTEVIIKGKPVLMFGSNSYLGLTSHPYIIECSQKAVQKYGSGCAGSRFLNGTLDIHEELERRLAIYTGKEASVLFSTGYQANLGALSSLTGRNDYLILDESDHASIIDGSRLSFSKVIKYAHNDMNDLRKKLSLLPEESVKLIATDGIFSMEGDIVKLPELNEIAAEFDASVLVDDAHSLGVIGRNGAGTASYFGLTESTDLIMGTFSKSLASLGGFIAGSAEVVDYLKHRARSLMFSASMTPAAVGSTLAALDIIESEPHHIERLWANTRYAKELLLVNGFDLGKTESPILPVYIRDNSKTFMMTKLLQEDGVFVNPVVSPAVKPEHSLIRFSLMATHTFSQIEEAVDKMARIYRQICPEAITEKL